The following are encoded together in the Proteiniphilum saccharofermentans genome:
- a CDS encoding DUF4382 domain-containing protein, with the protein MYYRIFRYIVLIAVLLFLGQACEDEDPSVNSSRLRLKLTDAASVAMKEFYVDISEISVFLVDTAMHEGEWYTLEFSGKTYDVLTLRNGKMIQLVDQYVPAGKELQQIKLKFGNDNRMVVITDSIKTIPLSIHPDLEDGLVIDAVSMEMRLNTISNMVIDLNASLSVLTTEEGDYWLYPVARAFPEVYGGKLKGYVAPLDANPYVKVIQDTDTFFTFPEREKLGDQMLMFQFIGLKEGEWEVHFVPDPQTNFRDTVIIAAIEEGKPFDISPKPVRLKRIAEE; encoded by the coding sequence ATGTATTACAGGATTTTTCGATATATAGTTCTCATTGCAGTGCTCTTATTTCTGGGGCAGGCATGTGAAGATGAGGATCCCAGTGTCAATTCTTCCCGTCTACGTCTCAAGTTGACAGATGCAGCCTCGGTGGCCATGAAGGAGTTTTACGTAGACATCAGTGAGATATCGGTTTTTCTGGTAGATACCGCTATGCATGAGGGAGAGTGGTATACTCTTGAATTTTCCGGAAAAACATATGACGTTTTGACGTTAAGGAACGGAAAAATGATACAACTGGTAGACCAATATGTTCCTGCAGGTAAGGAATTACAACAGATTAAACTGAAGTTCGGTAACGACAATCGTATGGTAGTTATAACCGATTCCATTAAGACCATACCGCTGAGTATACACCCTGATTTAGAGGATGGGCTGGTGATCGATGCCGTCAGTATGGAAATGCGGCTCAACACGATTTCCAATATGGTCATCGACCTGAATGCCTCCCTTTCCGTCCTGACCACGGAAGAGGGCGACTATTGGCTCTATCCTGTGGCGAGGGCTTTTCCGGAGGTCTATGGAGGAAAATTAAAAGGTTATGTAGCACCTCTTGATGCCAATCCGTATGTGAAAGTCATACAGGATACAGATACCTTTTTTACTTTTCCCGAGAGAGAGAAACTTGGAGACCAGATGCTTATGTTCCAGTTTATAGGTTTGAAAGAGGGGGAATGGGAAGTACACTTTGTTCCCGATCCGCAGACCAATTTCAGGGATACGGTAATTATTGCTGCTATTGAGGAGGGAAAGCCTTTTGACATCAGCCCCAAACCAGTCCGGTTAAAGCGTATCGCTGAAGAGTGA
- a CDS encoding SPOR domain-containing protein, whose protein sequence is MKKFHYALVLVTLLLIGVSCKPKQSAYKQVYEAAKEREMQQTASQPTTVVKDASPLPPVEVSVRKEKVEAVYPTDAAGLRKYSVVIASLSVKLNAESLKGRMENEGHSVILAQNEQGMYRVIVASYDDRAQAAAKRDEIYRTYSAKGDTEYLRRTYGVPFNDLWILEREY, encoded by the coding sequence ATGAAAAAATTCCATTACGCGTTGGTTTTAGTAACCCTGCTGCTTATCGGGGTATCCTGCAAACCCAAGCAAAGTGCTTATAAACAGGTGTATGAAGCAGCCAAAGAGAGAGAAATGCAACAAACTGCATCTCAGCCCACCACAGTGGTGAAAGATGCCAGCCCCCTTCCTCCCGTAGAAGTTTCCGTAAGAAAAGAGAAGGTGGAAGCGGTTTACCCGACCGATGCTGCGGGATTGAGAAAATATAGTGTGGTAATTGCCTCACTGAGCGTGAAATTGAATGCCGAATCATTAAAAGGCCGGATGGAGAACGAAGGGCATTCAGTGATCCTGGCGCAGAATGAGCAAGGAATGTATCGCGTGATCGTTGCCAGCTACGATGATAGAGCACAAGCAGCAGCCAAACGAGATGAAATTTATCGTACATATTCTGCCAAAGGTGATACCGAATACTTGAGAAGAACCTACGGAGTACCTTTCAATGATCTTTGGATTCTGGAAAGAGAGTATTGA
- a CDS encoding M16 family metallopeptidase, translating into MKKSTRFFASMVAILFATALLAQDASYTYENVSNDPINTRIYTLDNGLKVYMSVNKETPRIQTFIAVRVGGKNDPAETTGLAHYFEHLMFKGTDKFGTLNYEKEKPLLDEIERLFEVYRNTTDEDARTAIYQQIDSVSYEASKLAIPNEYDKLMSAIGATGTNAYTGFDMTVYTDDIPSNQVENWAKIQAERFQNNVIRGFHTELETVYEEKNMSLTQDGRKVYEKMLATLFPHHPYGTQTVLGSQEHLKNPSITNIKEYYKTYYVPNNMAICLAGDFDPDGMIRVIDAHFGNMEPNDNLPPLPVTEQEELTKPVSVEVLGLEAANISLGWRFPGSSSQEKDLLDIISLIMNNGQAGLVDLNLIQQQKVLSAYAGLYSMSDYCAFVMGANPKQGQTLEEARDLLLGQIDKLKKGEFSEELISASVNNLKLSQMRRIESNAGRANWFVNTFINGLDWKDQVDRLDRLARITKQDVVNFANAYFKENYAVIYKREGKDPNELKIAKPQITPIVMNRDARSEFLLGIQQAEVEPIEPVFLDFEKDLKKLKAKSDIPVLYKQNVNNGLFSLIYVFDMGNNTDKAIGTAFEYMRYLGTSTKSPEEIKTAFYNLACSFGVYPGSERVYVMLSGLAENMDKALELFEELLADAQVNPEAYANLTEDILKKRNDAKLNQGQNFNKLLQYAIWGADSPDKNILSETELNTMDPEELVARIRQLNHFEHRILYYGPDSDDQFLTTLNRLHRVPATLTPVPEDNRFKQEPVKENKVYLAKYDAKQIYMAMVANDGVVYDPTIEPTREMYNEYFSGNMNSIVFQEMRESRGLAYSAYAYLMPPSKLNRPYILRAFIATQNDKMDDALKAFHQILNDMPESENAFNLAKDGLITRLRTDRIIKENILWAYINAQDLGLNTDRRKELFKQAQDMTLSDVKAFQEKWVKDRTYSYCILGNEEDLDLQQLETYGPIIRLSQEDIFGY; encoded by the coding sequence ATGAAAAAATCAACTAGATTCTTCGCATCAATGGTAGCTATTCTTTTCGCTACAGCCCTTCTGGCACAGGATGCGTCTTACACTTACGAAAATGTTTCCAATGACCCGATCAACACGCGTATTTATACGCTGGACAACGGACTGAAAGTGTATATGAGTGTGAACAAAGAAACACCTCGCATACAAACCTTTATTGCTGTCCGTGTAGGTGGTAAAAATGATCCTGCCGAAACAACTGGCCTGGCTCATTATTTTGAACATCTGATGTTTAAAGGAACTGACAAGTTCGGTACATTGAATTATGAGAAAGAAAAGCCGTTGCTCGACGAAATCGAACGCCTCTTCGAAGTATATCGCAATACCACGGATGAAGATGCACGTACGGCTATTTACCAGCAAATAGACAGTGTTTCATACGAAGCATCAAAACTGGCTATTCCCAACGAGTATGATAAACTGATGTCGGCTATCGGGGCCACGGGAACCAATGCCTACACCGGTTTCGATATGACGGTCTACACAGACGACATTCCATCGAACCAGGTGGAGAACTGGGCGAAGATACAGGCGGAACGTTTCCAGAATAATGTGATCCGGGGATTCCATACCGAACTCGAAACCGTGTATGAAGAGAAAAACATGTCGCTTACGCAAGACGGTCGTAAAGTCTATGAAAAAATGCTGGCAACGCTCTTCCCCCACCACCCTTATGGCACACAAACAGTGCTGGGATCGCAGGAACACTTGAAAAATCCTTCCATTACCAATATCAAGGAGTATTACAAAACCTACTATGTACCCAATAACATGGCTATCTGCCTTGCCGGTGATTTCGATCCTGATGGGATGATAAGAGTCATCGATGCCCATTTTGGAAATATGGAACCGAATGATAATCTGCCTCCTCTACCGGTTACTGAACAGGAAGAGCTCACAAAGCCCGTATCGGTGGAAGTCCTCGGCCTGGAAGCCGCCAACATTTCGTTGGGTTGGCGCTTCCCCGGATCGTCAAGCCAGGAGAAAGACCTGCTCGACATCATCAGCCTGATCATGAACAACGGACAAGCCGGCCTTGTCGACCTGAACCTGATCCAACAACAGAAAGTGCTCTCAGCCTATGCCGGGCTTTACAGCATGAGCGATTACTGCGCATTTGTCATGGGTGCCAATCCCAAACAGGGACAGACGCTGGAGGAAGCCCGCGACTTGCTTCTCGGACAGATTGATAAGCTGAAGAAAGGAGAATTTTCTGAAGAACTTATTTCTGCATCGGTCAACAACCTGAAGTTAAGCCAGATGCGGCGAATAGAGAGTAATGCGGGGCGTGCCAACTGGTTCGTGAATACTTTCATCAACGGGCTGGACTGGAAAGACCAGGTCGACCGTTTAGACCGTCTCGCACGGATCACGAAACAAGATGTGGTTAATTTTGCCAATGCCTATTTTAAAGAGAATTACGCTGTGATCTACAAACGTGAAGGCAAGGACCCCAACGAGCTGAAGATCGCCAAGCCGCAGATCACCCCTATCGTGATGAACCGCGATGCCCGCAGTGAGTTTCTACTCGGGATACAACAGGCAGAGGTGGAACCTATCGAACCGGTATTTCTCGATTTTGAAAAAGACCTGAAGAAACTGAAAGCCAAATCGGATATCCCCGTACTGTATAAACAAAATGTGAACAACGGCCTTTTCAGCCTGATCTACGTCTTCGATATGGGTAACAATACCGATAAAGCTATCGGTACTGCGTTCGAATACATGAGATATCTCGGCACCTCGACCAAGTCGCCGGAAGAGATCAAAACGGCATTTTACAACCTGGCATGTTCTTTCGGGGTATATCCGGGCAGCGAGCGGGTATATGTTATGCTTAGCGGATTAGCAGAGAACATGGACAAGGCACTGGAACTCTTTGAAGAATTGCTTGCCGATGCACAGGTGAATCCCGAAGCCTATGCCAACCTGACTGAAGATATCCTGAAAAAGCGTAACGACGCAAAACTGAATCAGGGGCAGAACTTCAACAAATTATTGCAATATGCCATCTGGGGAGCGGATTCACCCGACAAAAATATCCTTTCTGAGACAGAGCTCAATACCATGGATCCCGAAGAGCTGGTGGCAAGGATCAGGCAACTCAATCATTTTGAGCATCGTATCCTCTATTACGGGCCGGACAGCGATGACCAATTCCTTACCACACTCAATAGATTGCACCGCGTTCCCGCTACCCTGACCCCCGTACCGGAAGATAACCGCTTCAAACAGGAACCGGTAAAGGAGAACAAGGTATACCTTGCCAAATACGACGCCAAACAGATATATATGGCAATGGTGGCCAATGACGGGGTTGTATATGATCCGACGATCGAACCTACCCGGGAGATGTACAATGAATACTTCAGCGGCAACATGAACTCCATTGTATTTCAGGAAATGCGGGAGTCGCGTGGCCTTGCCTATTCGGCTTATGCTTACCTGATGCCTCCCTCGAAACTGAACCGCCCCTATATCTTACGGGCTTTTATTGCTACGCAGAACGATAAGATGGACGATGCTCTGAAAGCATTTCACCAGATACTAAACGATATGCCCGAATCGGAAAATGCCTTTAATCTGGCAAAGGACGGACTCATCACCCGCCTGCGTACCGATCGTATTATTAAGGAAAATATACTCTGGGCATATATCAACGCGCAGGATCTCGGATTAAATACCGACAGGCGCAAAGAACTGTTTAAACAGGCACAGGACATGACACTTTCCGATGTGAAAGCATTCCAGGAAAAATGGGTGAAGGACAGAACCTATTCTTACTGTATTCTGGGCAACGAAGAAGACCTCGACCTGCAACAACTCGAGACCTATGGGCCTATCATACGGCTTTCGCAGGAGGATATTTTCGGGTATTGA